From the genome of Eucalyptus grandis isolate ANBG69807.140 chromosome 2, ASM1654582v1, whole genome shotgun sequence, one region includes:
- the LOC104421144 gene encoding protein SOB FIVE-LIKE 3-like isoform X1: MRWAMESSSQAFEGSEECLSSESGWTMYIGSPMQEEDEGAGDEQSTHNDADDAEDGGGKVGRDGEAESDDSMASDASSRPSYRGRVASKNGKSCAAKKGQSRNAYKEEEEEDDDDDDPKQRAYGTNPSPSKGKVSKSLRMKKKK; the protein is encoded by the exons ATGAGATGG GCAATGGAGTCTTCGTCCCAAGCTTTTGAAGGTTCAGAGGAATGTCTGAGCAGTGAATCTGGTTGGACGATGTATATTGGGTCTccaatgcaagaagaagatgaaggtgcAGGTGATGAACAAAGTACTCATAACGATGCTGATGATGCAGAAGATGGAGGTGGTAAAGTTGGTCGTGATGGTGAAGCTGAGAGTGATGATTCAATGGCCTCTGATGCATCTTCACGTCCTAGTTATAGAGGACGAGTTGCCTCAAAAAATGGTAAGTCATGTGCTGCTAAAAAGGGTCAGTCCAGGAATGCTtacaaggaggaagaagaagaagatgatgatgatgatgatcccaAGCAAAGAGCATATGGCACTAATCCTTCTCCGAGTAAAGGCAAGGTGAGCAAGAGCTTgaggatgaagaaaaagaagtaa
- the LOC104421144 gene encoding protein SOB FIVE-LIKE 3-like isoform X2, with protein sequence MESSSQAFEGSEECLSSESGWTMYIGSPMQEEDEGAGDEQSTHNDADDAEDGGGKVGRDGEAESDDSMASDASSRPSYRGRVASKNGKSCAAKKGQSRNAYKEEEEEDDDDDDPKQRAYGTNPSPSKGKVSKSLRMKKKK encoded by the coding sequence ATGGAGTCTTCGTCCCAAGCTTTTGAAGGTTCAGAGGAATGTCTGAGCAGTGAATCTGGTTGGACGATGTATATTGGGTCTccaatgcaagaagaagatgaaggtgcAGGTGATGAACAAAGTACTCATAACGATGCTGATGATGCAGAAGATGGAGGTGGTAAAGTTGGTCGTGATGGTGAAGCTGAGAGTGATGATTCAATGGCCTCTGATGCATCTTCACGTCCTAGTTATAGAGGACGAGTTGCCTCAAAAAATGGTAAGTCATGTGCTGCTAAAAAGGGTCAGTCCAGGAATGCTtacaaggaggaagaagaagaagatgatgatgatgatgatcccaAGCAAAGAGCATATGGCACTAATCCTTCTCCGAGTAAAGGCAAGGTGAGCAAGAGCTTgaggatgaagaaaaagaagtaa